One window of Novosphingobium sp. 9U genomic DNA carries:
- a CDS encoding 1-acyl-sn-glycerol-3-phosphate acyltransferase: protein MTRVGDVLRSLVFYLAFYAGSVGYVLVALGMLPFGEGAFQRVVLGWSRFHRRCTRWILGIRVVVEGELPSKDVLVAMKHESFFEAIDLPNLLPMPAIIAKAELLRIPLWGRAGRLYGLVGVERDQGARALRTMLTQARGMIAAGRLMAIFPEGTRVPHGEVAPLGSGFAGLYKMLRLPVVPIALDSGRLYHRTWKRRGLITMRVGEIIPAGLPRDELEARVQDAINVLNPIETTR from the coding sequence GTGACGCGCGTCGGCGACGTTCTGCGCAGCCTGGTGTTCTACCTGGCCTTCTACGCCGGATCGGTGGGCTACGTGCTGGTGGCGCTCGGCATGCTGCCGTTCGGCGAGGGGGCCTTCCAGCGCGTGGTGCTGGGCTGGTCGCGCTTTCACAGGCGCTGCACACGCTGGATCCTGGGCATCCGCGTCGTGGTAGAGGGAGAGCTGCCGAGCAAGGACGTGCTGGTAGCGATGAAGCACGAAAGCTTCTTCGAGGCGATCGACCTGCCCAACCTGCTGCCCATGCCCGCGATCATCGCAAAGGCAGAACTGCTGCGCATCCCGCTGTGGGGCCGCGCCGGGCGGCTCTACGGCCTCGTCGGGGTGGAGCGGGACCAGGGCGCCCGCGCCCTGCGCACCATGCTGACCCAGGCGCGGGGCATGATCGCGGCAGGCCGGCTCATGGCGATCTTTCCCGAAGGCACGCGCGTGCCGCATGGAGAGGTGGCTCCGCTCGGTTCGGGCTTCGCGGGCCTCTACAAGATGCTGCGCCTGCCGGTGGTGCCGATCGCGCTCGACAGCGGGAGGCTGTACCATCGCACGTGGAAGCGACGGGGCCTGATCACGATGCGAGTGGGAGAGATCATTCCCGCCGGCCTCCCCCGCGACGAGTTGGAGGCACGGGTGCAGGACGCGATCAATGTCCTGAACCCGATCGAGACGACACGCTAG
- a CDS encoding transglutaminase family protein → MKLSISSELQYDVPSEADLLLQIEAAIIPEQRVVSAHIELPPVQHFARVTGHDTIGDRIWLRMQGALTVRYNALVEINRLTADIAQLQAVPPHLLPGETIEYILPSRYCASDQFQQIVGDLFGDTQGGARVAAIRDWIEANLTYQAGSSNASTGAMDTYNAREGVCRDFAHLMISMTRASAIPARFCSVYGLGVEPQDFHAVAEVFLDNTWYMVDATGMSTPDTMAKIGVGRDAADVSFLTSYGLANMQNQSVQVTAG, encoded by the coding sequence ATGAAACTCTCGATATCGTCCGAGCTCCAATACGACGTGCCCTCCGAGGCCGACCTGCTCCTGCAGATCGAGGCCGCGATCATCCCCGAGCAGCGCGTGGTCAGCGCACATATCGAGCTGCCGCCGGTGCAGCACTTCGCCCGGGTCACCGGTCACGACACCATCGGTGACCGCATCTGGCTGCGCATGCAGGGCGCGCTGACCGTGCGCTACAATGCCCTGGTCGAGATCAACCGCCTCACTGCCGACATCGCGCAGTTGCAAGCCGTGCCGCCGCACCTGCTGCCGGGCGAGACGATCGAATACATCCTGCCGTCACGCTACTGCGCGTCGGACCAGTTCCAGCAGATCGTCGGCGACTTGTTCGGCGACACGCAAGGCGGCGCTCGCGTAGCTGCGATCCGCGATTGGATCGAAGCGAACCTCACCTATCAGGCCGGCAGCTCCAACGCCTCGACCGGCGCGATGGACACCTACAATGCCCGAGAGGGCGTCTGCCGCGACTTTGCGCACCTGATGATCAGCATGACCCGGGCGAGCGCCATCCCCGCGCGCTTCTGCAGCGTCTATGGCCTGGGCGTCGAGCCGCAGGACTTCCACGCGGTGGCCGAGGTGTTCCTCGACAACACCTGGTACATGGTCGACGCGACCGGCATGTCGACGCCGGACACGATGGCCAAGATCGGCGTCGGGCGCGACGCGGCGGACGTCTCGTTCCTGACGAGCTACGGCCTGGCCAACATGCAGAACCAGTCGGTGCAGGTAACTGCCGGCTAG
- a CDS encoding prephenate/arogenate dehydrogenase family protein, giving the protein MMFQRVAIIGLGLQGGSIGLAVQAYLPDAVTTGYDRDAITRSRAAERHLVHKVCDSAAEAVAECDLVIFCVPLGAMGIAAEQVRAALPADTLVSDVGSSKQVVAKALSEALPDHLVIPAHPVAGTENSGADAGFAELFRNRWCIVTPPPQTNLVKLSQLVAFWEALGANVEIMDAAHHDLVLAVTSHLPHLIAYTIVGTASDLEEVTQSEVIKYSAGGFRDFTRIAASDPTMWRDVFLSNKQAVLTMLQRFTEDLTALQRAIRIGDGETLFKHFERTRATRRSIIEEGQDDDRPDFGRADHKSDRKPGEG; this is encoded by the coding sequence CTGATGTTCCAACGCGTCGCCATCATCGGCCTTGGCCTGCAAGGCGGCTCGATCGGTCTTGCCGTTCAGGCCTACCTCCCCGACGCCGTCACCACCGGCTATGACCGCGACGCGATCACCCGCTCGCGCGCGGCCGAGCGCCATCTGGTTCACAAGGTCTGCGACAGTGCCGCCGAGGCCGTGGCAGAGTGCGACCTCGTGATCTTCTGCGTACCGCTCGGCGCGATGGGCATCGCCGCCGAGCAAGTGCGCGCCGCCCTGCCTGCCGATACCCTCGTCAGCGATGTCGGCTCCAGCAAGCAGGTCGTCGCAAAGGCGCTGAGCGAAGCGCTGCCCGACCATCTGGTCATCCCCGCCCACCCCGTCGCAGGCACCGAGAACTCGGGCGCGGACGCGGGGTTTGCCGAGCTGTTCCGCAATCGCTGGTGCATCGTCACTCCCCCGCCGCAGACCAACCTGGTGAAGCTCTCGCAGCTCGTCGCCTTCTGGGAAGCGCTGGGCGCCAACGTCGAGATCATGGACGCGGCGCATCACGATCTGGTTCTCGCCGTCACCAGCCACCTGCCGCACCTGATCGCGTACACCATCGTCGGTACCGCTTCTGATCTGGAAGAAGTCACCCAGTCCGAAGTGATCAAGTACTCAGCCGGCGGCTTCCGCGACTTCACCCGCATCGCCGCCTCCGATCCGACGATGTGGCGCGACGTATTCCTGTCGAACAAGCAGGCGGTGCTGACCATGCTGCAGCGCTTCACGGAGGACCTGACCGCGCTCCAGAGGGCCATCCGCATCGGCGACGGCGAGACCCTGTTCAAGCACTTTGAGCGTACCCGGGCGACCCGCCGCTCCATCATCGAAGAGGGGCAGGACGACGACCGGCCGGACTTCGGCCGTGCCGACCACAAGTCCGATCGCAAGCCCGGTGAAGGCTGA
- a CDS encoding histidinol-phosphate transaminase: protein MSDTITRSRAPEPKPWIEAIHAYVPGKSAGADGKPLIKLSANENPLGTSPLALAAKAQGPARYPDPESKALRAKLGEVYGIDPALIVMGTGSDELLNLAAQGYAGPDDEVIYVRYGFSVYDIAARRCGATPVVAPDADYGTDVDALLALVTERTRVVFVANPNNPTGSYLPKAEIARLHAALPADVLLVLDLAYAEYVAAEDDDGAMQLAAAHENVLVTRTFSKAYGLAGERIGWATGAPGLVATLNRIRGPFNVPSTGQAMALAALDDPAFIEAARVHNRDERARFVTAVKALGNHGLRALPSEANFVLVLFEGALTAEAAFNGLADRGYIVRWLPGQGLPQALRFTIGKPHDMDAIVAGLQEMVREAAGR, encoded by the coding sequence ATGAGCGACACGATCACCCGCAGCCGAGCCCCGGAACCAAAACCCTGGATCGAGGCGATCCATGCCTACGTGCCGGGCAAGTCGGCCGGCGCGGACGGCAAGCCGCTGATCAAGCTGTCGGCAAACGAGAATCCACTCGGAACCAGCCCGCTCGCGCTCGCGGCGAAGGCGCAAGGGCCGGCGCGCTATCCAGACCCCGAGAGCAAGGCGCTGCGCGCCAAACTTGGCGAGGTCTACGGGATCGATCCGGCGCTGATCGTCATGGGCACCGGCTCCGACGAGCTGCTGAACCTCGCGGCGCAGGGCTATGCCGGCCCGGACGACGAGGTGATCTACGTGCGCTACGGCTTCTCCGTCTACGACATCGCCGCCCGGCGTTGCGGGGCGACACCGGTCGTGGCGCCGGACGCCGACTATGGCACTGACGTCGACGCGCTACTGGCTCTGGTGACGGAGCGGACACGAGTGGTGTTCGTCGCCAACCCTAACAACCCGACTGGCTCGTACCTGCCCAAGGCCGAGATCGCGCGATTGCACGCCGCCCTGCCTGCCGACGTGCTGCTGGTCCTCGACCTCGCCTATGCAGAATATGTCGCCGCGGAGGACGACGATGGTGCGATGCAACTCGCCGCCGCGCACGAGAACGTGCTGGTGACGCGCACCTTCTCCAAAGCTTATGGCCTCGCCGGAGAGCGCATCGGCTGGGCCACGGGCGCACCCGGGCTGGTGGCGACGCTGAACCGCATCCGCGGGCCGTTCAACGTGCCGAGCACCGGCCAGGCGATGGCGCTCGCCGCATTAGACGACCCTGCCTTCATCGAGGCGGCCCGCGTGCACAACCGCGACGAGCGGGCTCGCTTCGTCACCGCAGTCAAAGCGCTGGGCAACCACGGCCTGCGCGCTCTGCCCAGCGAGGCGAATTTCGTGCTGGTGCTGTTCGAGGGCGCGCTGACTGCCGAAGCCGCGTTCAACGGGCTGGCCGATCGCGGCTACATCGTCCGCTGGCTGCCCGGCCAGGGCCTGCCCCAGGCGCTGCGCTTCACGATCGGCAAGCCGCACGACATGGACGCGATCGTCGCGGGCTTGCAGGAAATGGTGCGCGAAGCGGCGGGGCGCTGA